A section of the Microbacterium forte genome encodes:
- a CDS encoding Ig-like domain-containing protein codes for MAIGDRARAEANPRSRGRLITAISGIAALAVVLTLAITAQGYQSQEVPRLESSVWVMRDSGQYARVNTELAEIDTVRNVDDPEAVWQNGSAAVVYAQGNRQRWDVDPASPADLLSDSSEEGTPIASEPTPAGTREILSAGAYVAYRTDTGQVSVTTLDAGAATALVDPFAGVEVEEGEDPPTYTADAIGLSPEGLLVLYSSDEGAIRRFDIDEHSFLGDPESVSAAPDAAEGLTLTVVGDRWAMLQTGTGELWLQGRDEPIELDVAEDARLQEGADSGEVVVIADSDGLVSVDLASGEPERVAEASGVPATPVVVAGETYAAWLDTGAGTLWADGESVPLRVPDGALDSSTIEPVFQENGDRAVLSEIGTGLIWTAPDGVLIPLEQWAIEDDTEQQEGTIIVEDVAEQMPPVAVDDAFGVRAGEQVILPVLLNDHDPNKKDVLSIDPDSVSGGLGDPAFGDLTLVANGQSLVVNVTAGSGQASFTYAVTDGAAVSSPATVTLTVVDEDANSAPVWCGVDACQQEWPTPQLLPGGSTVVSALSGWVDPEGDPFVLSDAYETDSSSPVMVVPMADGRVAIRHTDPNAADAVISVTVVVEDVHGATAEKTLDVQVTGSPALVASPVALTARVGELQSVRISDHLSGGSGSYRLVDAVQTAATAQGLEVNPNAASGTVEMTVAEPGQYVVTYTAQDVSTQAEQSAVIRITAVDGSAGLAMAPLTAFVREGEDTTVDVLRAVQNTSGRVLMLADAVSSTPQLGVRVVGNESIRVNGTTEDGEPGVIGKATVTVADGTGAAVQGTVTVFLTPPSTVTRPIVFPDAITVRAGSLTRINVAANDVAPRGEPLVVLPEVTGSGESGELVFADRNALRYLAPTTPGTYRLTYSVSLERNPALSDNGVVTVTVVPPGTNRAPTPSTLTGRVLSGQTVSLPVPATGMDSDGDRVVLAGIDQPQKGYGTATISADGDAIVYRAPAAGVDGGQVTFRYTVRDPQGEQGTGVVRVGVLDADIDDAAPVTFSDYVRVEAGSTTPIVLDPRLNDLDPAQSELEITELVPNAPPVKGNPLYDRLNALIDSDTSLEDGRVVLRAGDTAGTNSYFYTVKSSRTSSTSQGLIVVTVTDGAVADQPSVADTVLTARDREDLPERGIDVVTDRVSWPSGDASSLTLSLWGDQPGFTVQGDRIVGAAPEDGALVPFQLKGKGSGGRDVVAYGFLRIPAFDDMQVQLKPGTTPVVVDEDASVSFDAADYVDLIASDAVEVGSGQFSAQRAAASCSAEGSGEVTYRAGREAPWSDTCLVQVRLQGQERWSFIDVPISIRPAEPQLLLSSISHTIAPGTTETVDMYSNMAAWEGGREGDAGSLEYRIVYSGSAFIVTRTGSQLTIEARADARPGNTENVSVTVPQYGEPSASVRLVVGAAPPDAPRGATFTTQCIVTNPSCTIDVVDVAGEYDPFAGKPGSGLRLMSLGGGSRCDVASVSTSGSTSITATWPGGGQAPGGQCIIPFIVSDAQGRTGTGTLTLDLQGFPQAPASVTTVGFTRSTVVLDVPLGEAGRAHPGVTGVTILQDGSPANASCSPAGGVYRCTVNGLVNGAPHVFTAAAVNAVGTSAATSPHTSWAYAAPEVSNATATPVYRPDGTERGRGIVELAIAASDDSLSFRIEETGQVINRTGATTSAEIALSPGPQNITIVPISQFQPPTGDGGNEGGAFRTSVTAAGTVYFDPAGTQAKATSNTSIDVSGVAAQPNGSALGIDVVYLAWRSGDASCSADGNGRLRISGAEAQSSSPALTGLAEYSTYNVKACASNGFGVSESNTTQVFTFTFVEGPKGKTNYTVATQPSVEGNRYSYGLESPPEIGARDGFIARYNLYGSWFENFELSPDASPLPVVARSCHSVLTTYCSDPIEITARTVPTVVVVQFQECVPANPGDLFVVSRAARGSYSTILTPNIVDGTSVIDARITWTGAYAPLKSITHRAPLCTQPDPVDPPAPVPSGPAEPADPEG; via the coding sequence ATGGCGATCGGCGATCGCGCGCGTGCGGAGGCGAACCCCCGATCACGGGGACGCCTGATCACGGCGATCTCCGGCATCGCCGCTCTGGCGGTGGTGCTCACCCTCGCCATCACCGCGCAGGGCTACCAGTCGCAGGAGGTGCCCCGGCTCGAGTCGTCGGTCTGGGTCATGCGCGACAGCGGTCAGTACGCACGCGTCAACACCGAGCTCGCCGAGATCGACACGGTGCGCAACGTCGACGACCCGGAGGCGGTCTGGCAGAACGGCTCCGCGGCTGTGGTCTATGCGCAGGGCAACAGGCAGCGCTGGGACGTCGACCCTGCGAGCCCCGCCGATCTGCTCTCCGACTCGTCGGAGGAGGGCACGCCGATCGCTTCCGAGCCCACACCGGCGGGCACGCGGGAGATCCTCTCCGCCGGGGCCTACGTGGCCTATCGCACCGACACCGGTCAGGTGTCGGTGACCACGCTCGACGCCGGCGCGGCCACCGCTCTCGTCGACCCGTTCGCGGGCGTCGAGGTCGAAGAGGGCGAAGATCCTCCGACATACACGGCGGACGCGATCGGATTGTCGCCCGAAGGACTGCTGGTGCTCTATTCCTCGGACGAGGGCGCGATCCGGCGGTTCGACATCGACGAGCACAGCTTCCTCGGCGATCCCGAGTCCGTCTCCGCAGCTCCGGATGCCGCCGAGGGTCTGACCCTCACGGTCGTGGGAGACCGCTGGGCGATGCTCCAGACGGGCACCGGCGAGCTGTGGCTCCAGGGGCGCGACGAGCCGATCGAGCTCGATGTCGCCGAGGATGCGCGCCTGCAGGAGGGCGCCGACTCCGGCGAGGTCGTGGTGATCGCCGACTCCGACGGCCTCGTGTCCGTCGACCTCGCCTCGGGTGAGCCCGAGCGCGTCGCGGAGGCGTCGGGCGTCCCGGCCACTCCTGTCGTCGTGGCAGGCGAGACCTACGCGGCCTGGCTCGACACCGGTGCGGGAACCCTGTGGGCGGACGGCGAGAGCGTGCCGCTGCGTGTTCCGGACGGGGCCCTCGACTCGTCGACGATCGAACCGGTGTTCCAGGAGAACGGTGATCGCGCGGTGCTGAGCGAGATCGGCACCGGACTCATCTGGACGGCCCCCGACGGCGTCCTCATCCCGCTCGAGCAGTGGGCGATCGAAGACGATACCGAGCAGCAGGAGGGCACGATCATCGTCGAGGACGTGGCCGAGCAGATGCCGCCCGTCGCCGTCGACGACGCGTTCGGCGTGCGCGCGGGTGAACAGGTGATCCTGCCGGTGCTGCTCAACGACCACGATCCGAACAAGAAGGACGTGCTGTCGATCGACCCCGACTCGGTGTCGGGCGGACTCGGCGATCCCGCGTTCGGCGACCTGACTCTCGTCGCCAATGGGCAGTCGCTCGTCGTCAATGTCACGGCGGGATCGGGGCAGGCCAGCTTCACCTATGCGGTCACCGACGGTGCCGCCGTGTCGTCGCCGGCGACAGTGACGCTGACCGTCGTCGACGAGGACGCCAACTCCGCGCCCGTGTGGTGCGGGGTCGACGCGTGCCAGCAGGAGTGGCCGACACCGCAGCTCCTTCCCGGTGGCAGCACCGTCGTCTCTGCGCTGTCGGGCTGGGTCGACCCCGAGGGCGACCCGTTCGTGCTCAGCGATGCCTACGAGACCGACTCCTCGTCGCCCGTCATGGTCGTGCCCATGGCAGACGGACGGGTGGCCATCCGCCACACCGACCCCAACGCCGCCGATGCGGTGATCTCGGTCACCGTCGTCGTCGAGGATGTGCACGGTGCGACGGCCGAGAAGACCCTCGATGTCCAGGTCACCGGCAGCCCGGCCCTGGTCGCCTCGCCCGTGGCGCTGACCGCCCGTGTCGGAGAGCTGCAGTCGGTCCGCATCTCCGACCACCTGTCCGGAGGATCCGGCTCGTACCGTCTGGTCGACGCCGTGCAGACCGCCGCGACCGCTCAGGGCCTCGAGGTCAACCCCAACGCGGCGTCGGGCACCGTCGAGATGACGGTGGCCGAACCCGGTCAGTACGTCGTGACCTACACCGCCCAGGACGTCTCGACCCAGGCGGAGCAGTCGGCGGTCATCCGCATCACGGCCGTCGACGGATCCGCAGGCCTCGCGATGGCACCTCTGACCGCGTTCGTGCGCGAAGGCGAGGACACGACCGTCGATGTGCTCCGTGCCGTGCAGAACACCAGTGGGCGAGTGCTCATGCTGGCAGATGCCGTGAGCTCGACGCCGCAGCTCGGCGTGCGTGTGGTCGGCAACGAGAGCATCCGCGTCAACGGCACCACGGAGGACGGCGAGCCCGGAGTGATCGGCAAGGCCACCGTGACGGTCGCCGACGGAACCGGAGCCGCGGTGCAGGGAACGGTCACGGTCTTCCTCACTCCGCCGTCGACCGTCACCCGGCCGATCGTGTTCCCCGATGCGATCACCGTCCGTGCCGGTTCACTCACGCGCATCAACGTCGCGGCGAACGACGTGGCCCCGCGCGGTGAACCCCTGGTCGTGCTCCCCGAGGTGACCGGCTCAGGTGAGTCCGGAGAGCTCGTCTTCGCCGATCGCAACGCGCTGCGATACCTCGCACCCACGACGCCGGGCACCTACCGCCTCACGTACTCGGTGTCGCTCGAGCGCAATCCTGCTCTCTCCGACAACGGCGTCGTGACGGTCACGGTCGTTCCTCCGGGCACGAACCGCGCGCCGACACCCTCGACACTGACAGGTCGGGTCCTCAGCGGTCAGACGGTGTCGCTGCCGGTGCCTGCGACCGGCATGGACAGCGACGGCGACCGCGTGGTCCTCGCGGGCATCGACCAGCCCCAGAAGGGCTATGGCACGGCGACGATCTCGGCCGACGGAGACGCGATCGTCTACCGGGCACCGGCGGCCGGCGTCGACGGCGGTCAGGTGACGTTCCGCTACACGGTGCGCGACCCTCAGGGCGAGCAGGGGACAGGCGTGGTCCGCGTCGGCGTGCTCGACGCCGACATCGACGACGCGGCTCCCGTGACCTTCAGCGACTACGTGCGGGTCGAGGCAGGATCGACCACTCCGATCGTGCTGGACCCGCGTCTCAACGACCTCGACCCGGCGCAGAGCGAGCTCGAGATCACCGAACTCGTGCCCAACGCGCCTCCGGTCAAGGGCAACCCGCTGTACGACCGCCTGAATGCGCTGATCGACTCGGACACCTCTCTCGAAGACGGCCGCGTCGTTCTCCGTGCGGGAGACACGGCAGGCACGAACTCCTACTTCTACACCGTCAAGTCCTCGCGCACGTCGAGCACGTCGCAGGGGCTCATCGTGGTCACCGTGACCGACGGCGCGGTCGCCGATCAGCCGAGCGTCGCCGACACCGTGCTCACCGCGCGCGACCGGGAAGACCTCCCGGAGCGGGGGATCGACGTCGTGACCGACCGTGTGAGCTGGCCGTCGGGCGATGCCTCCTCGCTCACGCTGAGTCTGTGGGGTGACCAGCCCGGATTCACGGTGCAGGGCGACCGCATCGTGGGCGCAGCGCCGGAAGACGGCGCGCTGGTGCCGTTCCAGCTCAAGGGCAAGGGGTCGGGAGGCAGAGACGTGGTCGCCTACGGGTTCCTGCGCATTCCCGCCTTCGACGACATGCAGGTGCAGCTGAAGCCCGGCACCACCCCCGTCGTGGTCGACGAGGACGCGTCTGTCTCGTTCGATGCGGCCGACTATGTCGACCTGATCGCCTCGGATGCCGTCGAGGTGGGCTCCGGCCAGTTCAGCGCCCAGCGCGCGGCGGCGTCGTGCTCAGCCGAGGGCTCGGGCGAGGTGACCTACCGAGCCGGCCGGGAAGCGCCCTGGTCGGACACCTGCCTCGTTCAGGTGCGGCTGCAGGGGCAGGAGCGCTGGTCGTTCATCGATGTGCCGATCAGCATCCGCCCTGCGGAGCCTCAGCTGCTGCTGTCGTCGATCTCGCACACGATCGCTCCCGGAACCACCGAGACGGTCGACATGTACTCGAACATGGCCGCCTGGGAGGGAGGCCGCGAGGGCGACGCCGGATCGCTCGAGTACCGGATCGTGTATTCGGGGTCGGCCTTCATCGTCACGCGCACCGGTTCTCAACTGACCATCGAAGCGCGAGCGGACGCCAGACCGGGCAACACCGAGAACGTGAGCGTCACCGTGCCGCAGTACGGTGAGCCGTCGGCATCCGTCCGCCTGGTCGTCGGCGCGGCGCCGCCCGATGCGCCGCGGGGCGCGACCTTCACGACGCAGTGCATCGTCACGAACCCGAGCTGCACGATCGATGTCGTCGACGTCGCGGGGGAGTACGACCCGTTCGCGGGCAAGCCCGGATCCGGGCTCCGACTGATGTCGCTCGGCGGGGGCTCGCGGTGCGATGTCGCATCGGTCTCGACCTCGGGAAGCACGTCGATCACTGCGACCTGGCCCGGCGGAGGGCAGGCGCCCGGGGGCCAGTGCATCATCCCGTTCATCGTGTCGGATGCGCAGGGACGCACCGGCACCGGAACCCTCACCCTCGACCTGCAGGGCTTCCCGCAAGCGCCCGCCAGCGTGACGACCGTCGGATTCACCCGCTCGACCGTGGTGCTCGACGTGCCGCTCGGCGAAGCGGGGCGCGCGCACCCCGGCGTCACCGGTGTGACGATCCTGCAGGACGGCTCCCCGGCGAACGCGTCATGCAGCCCGGCGGGAGGCGTCTACCGCTGTACGGTGAACGGGCTCGTCAACGGAGCGCCGCATGTCTTCACCGCAGCGGCCGTCAACGCGGTCGGAACCTCAGCGGCCACGTCACCGCACACCAGCTGGGCGTATGCCGCCCCTGAGGTGTCGAACGCGACCGCCACGCCCGTCTACCGCCCCGACGGCACCGAACGCGGACGCGGCATCGTCGAACTCGCGATCGCCGCGTCGGACGACTCGCTGTCCTTCCGCATCGAGGAGACCGGCCAGGTCATCAACCGCACCGGCGCGACGACCTCGGCCGAGATCGCGCTGTCTCCCGGCCCGCAGAACATCACGATCGTGCCGATCAGCCAGTTCCAGCCGCCGACGGGCGACGGCGGCAATGAGGGCGGCGCCTTCCGCACGTCGGTCACGGCCGCGGGAACCGTCTACTTCGACCCCGCGGGCACGCAGGCGAAAGCGACCTCCAACACGTCGATCGATGTCTCCGGCGTCGCTGCGCAGCCCAACGGCAGCGCCCTCGGAATCGACGTCGTCTACCTTGCGTGGCGCTCGGGCGATGCGAGCTGCAGCGCCGACGGAAACGGGCGGCTGCGGATCTCGGGCGCGGAGGCGCAGTCGTCCTCTCCCGCGTTGACCGGACTCGCCGAATACTCCACTTATAACGTCAAGGCCTGTGCCTCGAACGGGTTCGGCGTGTCCGAGTCGAACACCACGCAGGTCTTCACCTTCACTTTCGTCGAGGGCCCGAAGGGCAAGACCAACTACACGGTCGCGACCCAGCCCTCGGTCGAGGGCAACCGCTATTCCTATGGCCTGGAGTCGCCGCCCGAGATCGGTGCGCGAGACGGCTTCATCGCGCGGTACAACCTGTACGGATCGTGGTTCGAGAACTTCGAGCTGAGCCCCGATGCTTCGCCGCTGCCGGTCGTCGCGCGCTCCTGCCACTCGGTGCTGACCACCTACTGCTCCGATCCGATCGAGATCACCGCGAGGACCGTGCCTACGGTGGTGGTCGTGCAGTTCCAGGAGTGCGTACCGGCGAACCCTGGTGACCTGTTCGTCGTCAGCCGCGCTGCGCGCGGTTCGTACTCGACCATCCTCACCCCGAACATCGTCGACGGGACCTCCGTGATCGACGCGAGGATCACCTGGACGGGGGCCTACGCTCCGCTCAAGTCGATCACGCACCGCGCGCCGCTGTGCACGCAGCCGGATCCGGTCGACCCGCCTGCCCCCGTCCCGTCAGGCCCTGCCGAACCGGCCGACCCCGAGGGATGA